The genomic region ATCAATCGTACTATTTATTTTTTGTCTTTCACGAAGCATATTTTTCTATTTTAAAGAAAAAAACGAAAACCTGATTTTAGAAAAAGACCTTCAACTAAGCAGTTTATCAGCCTCGAAAGCTGAGGCTGAAGTCGCTTCACTCCATGCTCGTATCAATCCGCATTTTCTTTACAATTCCCTAAATTCTATTGCCGGGCTGGCGCATATTGATGCTGATAAAACCGAAAAAATGGCGCTTTCTTTATCCGATCTTTTTCGGCATAACCTCAACCGAAAAAACGAAGCTTTTTGTACTATTAAAGACGAAGTAGAGGCTGCAATCGCTTATATGGATATCGAACAAATACGTTTTGGGGTGCAACTTCAGTTTAATACTGAATTAGATGAATCGTTATATAATTATTTGATTCCGCGGAATATTATTCAGCCATTATTAGAAAATGCCATAAAACATGGAATTTCAAAATTAAACAAGCCAGGAAAAATTGAGCTCAGAATTATACAAAATGAGGATATGGTTGAGATTGCTGTTTATGATAACGGCCCTGACTTTAAAGAAGGAAGTATTTCGGGTTATGGATTACAAAGTATTTTTGATATTTTAAAGCTTACCTATAATAATGAGGCCACGCTAAACTGGGAAAACACACCTGAAAAAAGCGTCTGGATTAGTATTGATAAAAATGCTTTAATAAAAGAATAATATGAGCTTTAGAACTTTAATTATTGAAGACGAAGAACCGGCAAGATTAAGGCTCAGCAAGCTTTTGCAAAATTATCCTGATAAAATCGAGAATATCGGCTTTGCCAGAAATGGGGAAGACGGACTAGAAAAAATTAATGAATTAAAACCAGATCTTATTTTTTTAGATATTCAAATGCCGGGAATGAATGGTTTTGAAATGCTCTCTAAATTAAAACGCATTCCATTGATTATTTTTTGCACCGCTTACGACGAATATGCATTGCAGGCTTTTGAAACCAATAGTATTGATTATTTACTGAAACCGGTTAAACAAGAACGACTGGCAAAAGCAATATCGAAATTAGACAAATTTGTCCCCCATTTTAATAAAGCTGAAATTTTAGATTTTTTGGAAGCTATCGAAAAAAAAGAAGCTAAACCAAAACTTACCAGCATTAGTATAAAAACGGGAAAAAAGATTATTTTCCTGAAACTTAATAACATTCTATTTTTTAAAGCTAAAGATAAATACGTTAGTGTTTTTCTAAAAAACGGAGAAGAATATCTATGCGAACAAAGTTTGCAGCAACTTAGCGAAGAGTTACCAGAACGTTTTAGAAGAATACATAGAGCTATACTATTAAATTCTGATTATATAAAAGAGGTACATAGTTATTTTAATAGTCGCTTTGCTTTTGTACTGGAAGACAAAAACAGAACCAAATTAATTAGCGGCAGATCGTATCTCAAAGAAATAAAAGACTGGATAAAGGCATAAAAAAACCTCACGGTAATTGAAGCTAAACTCCTTTTCCGTGAGGCTTGTGATACGAACATTAAAACTACTACTACTTCAATCAAACATCTATCCGCATCTTAATCTATTTTCTTTTTCAGGCAATTTTTTAATTAGTCGTATTGATGCTCTAAAGATTTCACTTCATTTAAAGAAGCTACAATCGCATTTTTCTGTTTTAACAGGACATTTTGAGTAGAAGGCGGAATGCTAGTATCCTTTAGAATCTTTTCATATTCTTCCACAGCAATTTTTTCACCTCTTACCGCTTCTTCTAAAACTGCTTCTTCTTTATTGCCGGGCAAGGTGGTTTTCAGATTCATCCATGTACGATGGGCATCTGCTGCAAGGCTACTGCCTTTATCAGGATTTTCACCAAAATTTCGAATTTCAGCTTTTAGCTCATGTCCAAAATCATATCGTTCCTTGGCTCGCTCAGAAAAAAAAGCTTTCAGGTTCTCACTTTTTATATGCTCTGCAGCAAATTTATATCCCTTCTCTGCATCATAGTTTTTTTCTAACAGCTCATTTAGCTTCTCTGCAACCTCTTCTGAATATTTCATAACATTTTCTTTTCTTTCATAACTAGTATAAAATTACGATGCATTTATGGCCGCAACAACCTATTTAACAGGGTTTAGCACTAATTAACTGCTTTTAACTTATCGCCTAAATTGCATCTATATTTATTCCCAATTTTTTAGTATCTCATAAATAAAAATCTCAGTTTTTAATCTACCATAATATTTTTTAGCCAACCTCTTGTAAATTAGAAAAATGTAGTATCTTTGCAGCCTTATTAATAATAGGGGTCGGGAACCCCATAAATTAATTTTTATGCCTGTAAAAATCAGATTACAAAGACACGGTAAAAAAGGAAAACCTTTTTATTGGATCGTAGCCGCAGATGCGCGTGCTAA from Zunongwangia profunda SM-A87 harbors:
- a CDS encoding LytR/AlgR family response regulator transcription factor, whose translation is MSFRTLIIEDEEPARLRLSKLLQNYPDKIENIGFARNGEDGLEKINELKPDLIFLDIQMPGMNGFEMLSKLKRIPLIIFCTAYDEYALQAFETNSIDYLLKPVKQERLAKAISKLDKFVPHFNKAEILDFLEAIEKKEAKPKLTSISIKTGKKIIFLKLNNILFFKAKDKYVSVFLKNGEEYLCEQSLQQLSEELPERFRRIHRAILLNSDYIKEVHSYFNSRFAFVLEDKNRTKLISGRSYLKEIKDWIKA
- a CDS encoding ferritin-like domain-containing protein, with the translated sequence MKYSEEVAEKLNELLEKNYDAEKGYKFAAEHIKSENLKAFFSERAKERYDFGHELKAEIRNFGENPDKGSSLAADAHRTWMNLKTTLPGNKEEAVLEEAVRGEKIAVEEYEKILKDTSIPPSTQNVLLKQKNAIVASLNEVKSLEHQYD